Proteins encoded together in one Quercus lobata isolate SW786 chromosome 3, ValleyOak3.0 Primary Assembly, whole genome shotgun sequence window:
- the LOC115980469 gene encoding wall-associated receptor kinase-like 20, with the protein MFLFLILVTHVSEAYNTCPKCGSIDVPYPLSTDDNCGGPRYKVYCNNGILEFLSARGFYYKILSINPRAYKLIISPPPIQKGTCYSSDFSSEGLKLDENLPFNISTHNTVMLFNCTDRLLYSPLNCSSTSFCRQFEDNVEEGIGCKNTLCCHYLKDSAMTSHMIRIRAIGCTAYTSMVNMKPGSSFDSWTYGIGLQWVPLN; encoded by the coding sequence atgtttctttttctcattttagtaACCCATGTGTCAGAAGCATACAATACTTGCCCTAAATGTGGCAGCATTGATGTTCCATACCCTCTTAGCACTGATGACAACTGTGGAGGCCCTAGGTATAAAGTCTATTGCAACAATGGCATTCTTGAGTTCTTGTCAGCTAGAGGGTTTTACTACAAGATCCTCAGTATTAATCCAAGAGCTTATAAGCTCATTATAAGCCCACCCCCAATACAGAAAGGCACATGTTATTCTTCTGATTTCAGTTCAGAAGGGTTAAAGCTTGATGAGAACTTGCCCTTCAACATATCAACTCATAACACTGTCATGTTGTTTAATTGCACTGACCGCCTTCTTTACTCGCCTCTGAATTGTTCTTCAACCAGCTTTTGTAGGCAGTTTGAAGACAATGTGGAGGAGGGAATTGGGTGTAAGAATACCCTTTGCTGCCATTACTTGAAAGATTCTGCCATGACTTCACATATGATAAGGATCAGGGCTATAGGGTGCACTGCTTATACTTCAATGGTGAATATGAAGCCTGGATCTTCCTTTGATTCATGGACTTATGGTATTGGGCTTCAATGGGTGCCCCTCAATTGA